CAGGCAGATGCCCCATTTTGTTCGGGATGGTTGCCATAACGTAGAATTTACTCTAAAAATAGAAAATTCTTTCGAAAGCGAAAATTTCGCTGAATTATTTTTTTTCGGCAAAATTGGGTTTTTAGTTATTTTGGGCTCATGATATCTGAAAACGACAGCATAAGGCTGATCTTCGGTTTGAAAGTGCGTTCCCTCCGTCAGGAAAAGGGATTGTCATTTCAGCAACTGGCAGATAAAGCCGGGCTTTCCCTTTCCTATGTACACGATATCGAAACCGGAAAAAAATTCCCCAAGGCAGATAAGATCATTGCCCTTGCCAAAACCCTGGGCGTGGATTACGATTACCTCGTTTCCTTGAGAGGCAATAAAAAGCTGCAACCGATCATCGATCTTATCAACTCGGATTTCATCAATGCCATACCCTGGGAACATTTCGGCCTCTCGCCGGCATCATTGCTGGAATTATTTTCCAATACGCCAGACAAGGTTACGGCCTTCATCAGCACCCTCCTGAAAATTGCAAGAAGCTATCAACTGAGCCGCGAAAGCTTTTACCAGTCCGCATTACGCTCGTACCAGGATCTGCACGACAACTATTTTGAAGACATTGAAGAGGCAGTGGGCAGGTTCAGGGAACAATACAAGATGCAGGACCAGGTGCCTGTTGACGGCTCGCGGCTTGAAGCCATTCTCCTCGGCATGAATGTAAAAGTGAACAGGAAGAAAATGGCCGGCAACGATGCGCTCAATTCGGTTCGATCATACTATTCAGCCAATAACAATACGCTCTTCCTCAATAAAGGGTTGAGCCGAGCCCAGGAAAACTTTCTCCTGTCGCGGGAAGCAGGCTTTCAATTCCTGCAGTTCACAGAAAGGCCTTTTGAAACGGTGAGCCGCCATAGTGAATCTTTCGAGATCATGCTCAATAATTTCAAAGCTTCCTATTTCGCCGTGGCGCTCCTGATGCCGGAGGAACATTTTATTGATGATGTGAAACGGGTGATCAGTCAGCCAAAATGGAGCCCTAAATCCTGGCTGGACCTATTGAACAGCTATGATGTAACACCGGAAATGATGATGCAGCGGCTAACGAATATCCTTCCACGCCATTTCAGCATCGGCAATCTTTTCTTCCTGAGAGTGAATGGGTCCATGGATTCCGATCATTTCGAGATCACGAAAGAATTGCATCTATCCCAACTGCACAATCCCTATGCGAATGCATTGAATGAACAATACTGTCGCAGGTGGATCAGTATCAAAAGCATCAAACATATCGCGGAACTATTGAGGTCAAAGAAACTTCGTGCACCACTGGTTGAAGCACAGATCTCGGAATACTGGCAGACGCATAACAAATACCTCTGTATTTCCATTGCCAAACCGGTGGCAACCAACAGCAATGAACTGGTGAGCGTAACGCTGGGATTGCTGATAGATCAGAATCTACTTAGGACCATGCCATCTCTGAATGATCCGCTCATTCCTTCCTGGCTGGTGCATACCACCTGCGAAAGATGTGGGATAATGGATTGTAAGGAAAGAGCGGCTGCACCGGATATCATTACAAAAGCTGAAAAAGAAAAAAAGAAGAATAACGCACTGCGGATGCTGGATCAATGATATTCATTTTTAGCATCTTTTCCTGATCACCTGCAACAATCTTTCCTGGAAATCGGACAGCAATTGCCCGCCCCAGAATGCACCGTATACTGCCAGCAGAATCCCTCCATAGCACGTGAAAAAAATTTTCATGACAGAGGTTTAGGCTTTATTCCTTTCTTCCAGCAAATTCAGCAACTCAGGCAA
This portion of the Pseudobacter ginsenosidimutans genome encodes:
- a CDS encoding XRE family transcriptional regulator; the encoded protein is MISENDSIRLIFGLKVRSLRQEKGLSFQQLADKAGLSLSYVHDIETGKKFPKADKIIALAKTLGVDYDYLVSLRGNKKLQPIIDLINSDFINAIPWEHFGLSPASLLELFSNTPDKVTAFISTLLKIARSYQLSRESFYQSALRSYQDLHDNYFEDIEEAVGRFREQYKMQDQVPVDGSRLEAILLGMNVKVNRKKMAGNDALNSVRSYYSANNNTLFLNKGLSRAQENFLLSREAGFQFLQFTERPFETVSRHSESFEIMLNNFKASYFAVALLMPEEHFIDDVKRVISQPKWSPKSWLDLLNSYDVTPEMMMQRLTNILPRHFSIGNLFFLRVNGSMDSDHFEITKELHLSQLHNPYANALNEQYCRRWISIKSIKHIAELLRSKKLRAPLVEAQISEYWQTHNKYLCISIAKPVATNSNELVSVTLGLLIDQNLLRTMPSLNDPLIPSWLVHTTCERCGIMDCKERAAAPDIITKAEKEKKKNNALRMLDQ